The following nucleotide sequence is from Pithys albifrons albifrons isolate INPA30051 chromosome 2, PitAlb_v1, whole genome shotgun sequence.
GAATATAATTATTGccaaaaaatacatttagacTTTTATGGGAATAGGGCAAGGTGCCATCAtcatttatagaaaaaaataatttggtggCACACAACTTGTGTTTTAAGAAGAATCAGTATTGTAGTAGGAGTTTGCCAAAGTTAACATAATATGCTAACCTGTTTTCTGGGTGGGTGAAGGACAGCATCCCAAAGTTCTGTCAGTTTCCAGCAGGTAGTTTGGTCACCACTTGAACAATTCTGACTGCTCTTTTGAAGTttcactgggggaaaaaaaaacaacaaaaccaaaccaaaacaaaaacctcaaaacaaaaaaaaatccacaaaaagaaacccccaaacccactaTCTGTTATGTGGCCTTGTCAGCTAGAATTAGATACATGTTTTGGCTGTTAGCGTGGATGGAATTGGCTCCTGAATGCACAGCCCCTTCCACTGTAAATGATACTCTGCTTTTCTGGTGGGCACACAggtgcacagggatgggataATGACTTCTGCTTCAACAGGTTTTCTGTCTAGGCTCTACTCAGCTTCATGTGAGTGCAAACGCACAGAAGTCTGCTTGTGGCCACTGCTGGCCTTAGCAGACCTCACATCATTGAAAAGATTAGGTAGCTGACATTGTAggctcactttttttttctcctccagccTTGGTCCGTTTCTCGAGACAGGAGGTACTCGCACTCGGGGGCGGGAATGCAGCCCTTGCATAGGGCACAGGTTCAGAACCGAGGACAGCTCCCCCCCCCCCACGCCGGGGTGGGCTGCCATCCGCTCCAGAACCCGCCTGCTTCCCATCAGTGGGATTCCAGGAAAACCCAGACTCAAAAACCACTATCCCAAACTACATGAGCTTCTGTCTAGCAGTTCAAAACAGTGAGTGCTCATGGCATGAGCACGATGTAGTGTTCCCCTCCCTGATGTTTGCAATAGTTGCTGGGGAAAAACAAGAGATACCTTTCCAAGCAGGATGTGATCCATTACATCGCTTAGTAACAAGCTTTACACATCTTTAGTCAGCTGTTACTTGGGGTCCCTTTACAATAACGAGGCAAAATGCCAAAGACTAGCCCTGAGAATCTCCCTGTTCATAGACTTCTTTTAATAAGTTAGTTTCTATGGCATAGCAGTTTAGAAATACTCAGCAGAAATAACACACCATCACCCCCTGCCAATTTTCAAGTCTTTTTGCACTTGCATTCACAGCCCCCATTGCCAGGAAAATGGACTGGATATTCTGAGGTGTAATTCAGCATCTCTCCTGCCTGAAGCTAGATTGCTTTGCATGGGATTATTTAATCATTGTATTAGAATCCACATTGCCAACAGCGTGGATTAGTTTTGAAATCACCAGGTAAGAATTGAATTAAGAGAGGATGTGTTATCTTCTTCTGCTACAATGCTTGTAATTGAGCTGCAGGGAGAAAGTCAGACATGTTTATAGAAATCCACCACAGTTCTCAGGCTGGTTTATGTGTGTTTAGCATGCTGGCTTGTATGTGGGCCATTTCGAGGCCTTCCCTCCCTAACATCAGTTGCAGAACTGACTTTGGAATGAAGCACCTCAGGTTCTTCTGTAAATTTAATAACTAGCTTCTGTGTTGTGTGACCATCAATACAATACTTGACTACCACATGCAGATGTTAACTGCTGTcctaaaatttaattaattaccTCCCTATACAGAGTATGCTTGATGTTTCTATCTAACATGAACCCTGATGTGCTCTGAATAAGAAAAAAGCAATAGTCAGTGGTAGGTGAAAAAGCAGCATGATGACAGATAAAATCTACAGCTGTAGGATAATACACACTGGAGGGAATTTCACTTATTAATATTCAAGAGTGGATACTAGTTTTTCAGGACCCTGCTTAGTTGCATGGAAacctgggaaaaaaagtttctgCTGCTTGTGCAGCTGTTAGCAAGATGATAGTTTTTCTATGACAACAGGAAGTTACAGAAGGGTTTTAACTCACTACTGTGCTGGGAAAAAAGTATATGTAAcaaatgaaagaggaaagataCAGGAATAGAGAGTATTTCCATGTGTGGTAGCAAACCTGTACTTAGTTGCTATCACAAGATTCTTTTAACAGCTTGACATGCTTTTCAGTTAATAGGCTCTTCATGTCCCTCCTAGTCATTTGAGAACTAAAGGCTTTGGGCCCACAGGAATAGCTCCAGCCCCAGATGTCAAACTTACCTTGGTAACTTCTGCCTTGTtagaatacaaaaaaaaaataagggaacAAGTGAGGTCTTAGCCAAGCAGAGGGTTAtggaggaatttttttccctctctctgatTAAGCTCTCACTTCTTCAAACCTTTTTAAATCCCCTCTGAGAATAACTCAGTGAAAGTAATTACCACCAAAGCAGAATTACAGTATTTGTGTATTTAGATAAAGGCCTTAATGACAATTTCTCCATCATACTTTACATACTGCAGTAAAACCTTTTACAAGCCTTTGTTATTCCTGCCATCTCTATTTCAAAATGTGTAATGTACATTTATTTAAGTAGCctgaaaaaagcaaaccaacacagagcactggaacagatgaATTGTGtcaagttttatttcttatgCCTTCTGGCTTCATGCTCACCTATTGTAACTTGTTTCATGAAGCATTTAATACAAGACTCTGTAAATTCATCTGGACATAATGCAACTAGAGTTTATAACACGTGAAAAGTTTCTTTCCAGCATTGCTGCTATGAAGTTTTATAATTTCATGAATCTCactttatatttaatatttatttgcatgtattttgttttaataaacaCCTCCAGAATCGAACTGTACAGGATGTCAGATTATCAACTCCCCATAAACACTATGCTGATGTTAATTTTTATCATTGTGAATAAAGTTTCAACTCAAAAAATTCCATTGTTTACAGGTGTTTTTATCATGACTACTTCTTGCCTTATAATACTTTTTAAGAATGGAAAGATTCACAGTTGATAGTTCTTCTGAGGGAACAGCTTTGAATTTGCAACTCTGTGTCCACTACAAAGAGGCCTTTGAACTTGCAGAGCCTGTGTTCATCAAAACCAACACGCAGCATCACTGGTGGGGttcacagggctccatcttggaccctgtgctcttcagcatcttcataagtgacttggacacaggactggaaaggATACTaggcaagtttgcagatgacacaaaaatgggaggagctgttgactgaCTCCCTCAGTGGCAGGGAGGCCTCAGCAAatcagaggactgggcaatcaccaaccatatgaagttcaacaagggaaagtgctgaaTTCTGCAACTGGAATGGGGCAACACTGGATGaacatacagactggggaatgagatgctggaaaagtgccatggacagggacctGGTCGATGGCAAGctatgagtcagcagtgccctgggagccaggagggccagctgtgtcctggggggcatcaggcacagcatcgccagccggGCAAGGGAGGGGATCGTCCCATTCTGCTGTGCACTGGGGAGgcctcaccttgagtactgtgtgcagttttggacacTACAATATAAGAAATACATTAAGCACTTaaagagtgtccaaaggagggcaacaaagatggtgaagggccttgaggggaaggtgtgtgaggagtggctgagggtacttggtctgttcagcctggaaaagaggagactgaggggaaacctcattgcagttacaacttcctcatgggGGGTAGAGGAGgtgcagacactgatctcttctctgtggggaccagtgacaggacctgaggggaCGGCcagaagttgtgtcaggggaggtttaagttggatgtCAGAAAAGGTTCTTTACCCAGAGTGTGGTTGGGCACTAGAAGAGGCTCTCCAGGGAACTGGTCACAACACCaaacctgccagagttcaagaagtgattggacaacactctcaggcacatggtgtgactcctggggatggtcctgggcagggccagaagttggacttgatgattcttgtaggttccttccaacttggcatattctgtgatttgtaCAGTCAAAAGGAACCAATAGTGAGAACTCTGAGGGATTTTTTACCAGAGGATGGTGGAATATGTGCAAGGCATAAAATTCTATGCTTGGCTTTAAATAGCAGCATTTGGAAATTATACAACAGCTTAAGACAGAAACTGTGAGAGTGCTGTGGAGAGCTACTAAGAGATGCTTAGCAGTGTTACCATAGGATGTGTGCTTTAATCTATTAATCTCTTTCCAGTCCAGTTATATTCAAAACACCACTTCTTTTGTTTCCACAACCAATGATGAAACTTGTGATAAGCCAAGCCTGAACACTGTGTTTAACTGTTAAATTAGAAAAAGCATAATGAGACAGGATTTGAAAGACCAATTTGTGACTTTGCTTCTCAACTTTGTACTCAGAAACACAAGTACTAGCAGTTGCTCTTCACTATTACTTAatgatttcatagaatcacacaaTCATTAATATTGGACAGTActttaagatcaagtccaactgtgTACCTACCACCACCACGTTCACCAGTGAAACGTGTTCTCAAGTGCCAAGTCCACCTATTTTCTGAATGCTTCTAGCGATGGTGACTACCACTTCGCTGGGCAGATCTGGTTTAAAGCAATGAtctatatattaaaaatagtgGTGGATCATACAAGTACACCTGCCAGTACTATGTCTTTTTCTTaagttaaaaataaggaaaactcTAATATGAAGCAAACAGGGAGTTTGCATTATAATCAGATGTTTGTGTTAGATGAGACACGACTGCAAACTGAAGCAGCTTATTTTAGATAATGTGGATAGTGCTTCTTCATgtcttttctttagaaagagGGGTCCAGCCAGTGCTGGGACGAGCACTAGTTGGCCCGTTCTAGAGAAGGTACCGTCAAGCACCAGCTTTTCTGTTACCTGTGGCAAAGCTCCTCGGGAGCAGAACTCCACCAGCTGACACGCTGGCAGCCACCGCCGTGATAAGGCTGTGCCTCTCGGGGCCCTCCACAGGGGCCAAAACAGCTGCCGGGCCCCCAGGAAACGAGACCAGAGCGCAGGCTTCGCTAGGGCTTTATTCGGGACCGGACGGACACGTGGCCAGTTGCAAGGCTCGGGCGGCGTTTTGCACAGGAACAGCCACGGTCTTGTTCCGCGCCGGCCCTGCCTCGGGTCCGTggggcggcggcagcggggcCGGCGCAGCACAGCGGCCGTcccgggcccgccccgcgctGTCCCCGCCGCTACCTGCCCGCGGCGGGCCCGTAGTGCAGCTCCCTTTCCAGCTGCTCGGCCGTCAGCGTCCCGGCGATGGCGGTGCAGCCGGGGTTGAACACGGAGTAGGCGCTGAGCTCGCCGGGCCGCCGCTCGGCGGGGCCGCGGGTGCCGGCGTACATCCAGTACAACAGGGAGAGCACGAAGAAGGGTAGCCCCAGCTCCAACTCCGCGAACAGCGCCAGCAGCACGGCCCACAGCAGCACTTTCAGCAGCAGCGGCCGCGCCCACAccggagccgccgccgcgccgGGACGGCCCTGCGGAGGCGGCAGCGAGACGGCGTCAGCACCGACCGACCGACGGACCGGCCCCGCACCCCCGCCCCGGCACCCACCGCAGCGGCGCTGCCGCCCTGGCCCGCCGCGGCTTCCCGCCGTCCCTCGGCGGCCTCCGGAGCCGCGACCCGTGCCGGGGGCTccgcggggcgcggggcggtgGCAGCGCGGGCGGCGCGGAACTGGGCGAGGCGCCGCTCCACGGCTCCCGACATGGCCGGGCTGCGCCTGCGCCGGGGCCGGGAGCGCTCCGGTACGGGGCGGGGACGCTAGAAACAAACGGGCGGGAGGGAAGGGGCGCGTCTGGATCCACGCCCTGGGGAGCCGGGAGCTGCTACACATCTCCTCGCTGTCTTGCATGGATAGCAGGCCCTGGCTCTGGGAAAAGCTCCCGTTCACTAGAGGCCTCCTcgtgtgttttgtttttacaaaatcacagaatcagttaggTTGAAAAGGCCTTGAGGCCAATCTTTGACCGAACTACCACTatgtcaaccagaccatggcactgagtgccacatccagtcgtTGCTTAATACCCTCCAGGGACGGTGATTCCTCCACCTTCCTGTGCAGTtctataggaaaaaaatcttttaaatttagaagaCGGCAATAACCTATGAAACAAAGGAAGTATAACaaaggaaagttttattttcagcacgTGCTGGGTGCCTCAAACCACAAGGGGTCTGGAAGCACACCCTACATTCAAACTTTGCGCTTTTTGTAGTTTTACAAAGTCCTGCCTTTGTTCATCAGATAATGGATGTTCACCAGCTTGCTGGTCTTGCCGTAAGAGGTATCTTCTCCAAAAGGAGAGGAGGTGTCATCTTTTCCTTAATTGGTTGTGAGGAATCCCCCCCATACTAGTTGAAGGGTCTCCTTTGTTCACAGGGGCCACAACTTACCAAAGAAGCCTTTGTGCACAGGGGCCTCTGCATGTTTAAGTACTTGGTATTTTCCTTCCCCTGTTAAGTCCCTCGGTGCCAGGTCCTGACAGTACCTGGTACCTTACAATCTTCACAGTATGCCTATAAATTTCCTATAAATGTAcagcaatataaaaagaaacccgaaataaaagaaagagattCTATTCTAATTCAACTAATCTTGcgtgttattttatttcttacacTATATAAAGGAACGAGATCCTATTCTAATTCAACTGGTCTTGCTTGTAATTTTACTTCTCACAGttcattccaatgtctaatcaccccTTCTGTGAATAAATTCcttctgatgtccaacctaaacctcccctggtgcagcttgatgCCATGTCATCTTTTCCTGTTACTTGTTGCCTGGGGGAAGATGCCAACCCCAACCAGGCTGCAGCCTTCTCTCAGGAGCGATAAGGTCCTGccagagcctcctcctctccaggctaaacagcctAAGTGACTGATGTTGGAAGCAAAATTAAGAGGTGATGGAGAGAATAAAGCATGGAGTGACCAAAGCCTGAGGAAAGTGAATGGAGTGTTCACAGCTGggcagaggagatggaggaggCACCGCAAGTGGGCACGGCCACTCACCATGGAGTGTGTGATAAGTATAGATATGATTTGTGCCGCCAAAGAAACAAATGAGTCACTGTACTCATTTGCagcccccaaaacaaaaacaaactgaTTATTGTTAAGTCATTAAATTCACCATACCCccataaagaaataaacagattACTCTTGCAACCTTGTCAGGAAATACGTGAATTATAGCAAGACAGTTGTTAAGTTTCTCTAAACCTTTTGTCAGGAAATACATGAATTATAGTGAGGCCATTGCCGAAGTTAAAGATAACAACGGAACTGAGATAATAACTTAGCTATGGCCATATAAAGAAATAGATGCTTTGCATGATATCATGAAATGTATATGACATAATGAATATGTTTCATGAAGTAACTAGACAAATGCCAGGCACATGCTGTACTAGGTGTGTGGGGTTGGTGGAGCGGCCACCCCCCTGCACCCAGCACTGCTTGCTAGTCCCATATAATaaactttaatttaaaaaccttTATCCGCCTGAGACTCTGCCTCTCACAGGTGCAAGGAGTCAGGGCTCGCCCTGTGCCACCCACTGTGCTGGCTTTGGAGAAAACCACGTGTAACAGAGGCAGCCTTGCCAGCATCCGTCTCACCCTCTCtgtaaataaaaagttaaaattggGAAAACCAGCTCAGTCACATCATGTTGCAGCTGTCAGCACtgccaagaaataaaaatttatttacagGGTCTGTCTCTTAGCCTCAGGAGTAAAATATTCATCACTCTCCAGTGGTAATAGTCAGCAATGAGACATCATTTcatcctgcagtgctgtttCCAGTTACTTATAGCCTTCTCAGAAGTGACCTTTGGCGCTGAATGTCTCATGCATGTGTCAGCTCAGAAGTGATTATGAGAAGTCTAATAAAAATCAATTTGGGTGTTCTTAAGTTATCTTAATGTggaaaaaattgtctttttccccagctaaataatttttcaaatgccTATTTTATGCTCAgttacagaattattttcttttaaccttCTGACTTTGCAAAAAGTGCCGTAATGaatgacatttttctctttatttgtggaaatttgattttgaaataaCAGTATATTTCAAGATATCCTGCACAGGACATTATTTTATTTcgggttttttttgttcctcGTGTTCTGCTGTTCAGTGAAATAGCTCCTTGTTCTGTACACATCATTGGTCAAACTAATAGTTACACCTGAGCTTAATACCTCCTTTGCAAGCTGCACTCAGTGATTCCTATGCTGTCAGATTTGATTCAAAATTTATTTGGTTTACTATGTATTTACTATTATACATCCATACAGCTATTTTATGGCTGTGTTGGCCTACCTATATTGCCATGTATTGTTAGGAAACACATGCCTTCAAGGCCTAAGAGCGCTTCAGGACCCTCATCTCTAAATGAGTGTTATACTGCAGACAAATTTGTACCCATAAAGTCTTACTCCAGTGTATCTTGTTTTAAACAAACAGCTTAATTGCATagtcagttttgtttgttttttatttaacaaacCATATGGACAATTTGTTCCCTACTCCAGTGCCTACAAGGTCCTTGGCAGTTCACCAAGCCTAACCTTTGGATCCTCAACCTGTGGTTGGGAGAGtggaggggacatggagggtCCAAAGAACGCTTTTGTGGAACTCAAATTACTTCATGACTTTTTCACTATTTATGAGAAAACCAAACTTAATATAGTGGGTTTGTAGGTGTGAGACTATGAGTCAAGTCTTTCTCCCCTTTAGTGCAGCCAATGACTAATCAAAATTGTTGGGTGCTGTTGATAGATCTCTAGAGCTGCATTCTTGGTAAGGGAAATCCTGGAACTGCCCATCAACTTTTAGGCAGCAGCATTAAGATCACTTTAAAAacttaggatttttttaatgtgtttcatACTAAATTGTAATACAAAGAAGTTCACATACATATTTCTCTGCCAAGAAGAAAACCTTTGTTCTCTATAAATTTCTACTTCAGCAATTATGAAACCTTTTCCTTTACCCAGATCTCAacttttcattatattttagTATTTATGATACAGAAGACTCTGCATTCTGCTCTTAGCCAATTATCACCAGCTTAGGGGACTAAGGTTCCAAGCCATTAGGAACTTTGTTTATGGCACTCTATCAGCAAGTGAACTGAAGGAGGTGAAATGGCTGCTGAAAGAACTGACAAAACAAGAAAGCTGTCGAAGCCATGCCCAAAGTGCAGTTGATTCTACAGTTTTGAGGTGGTGACTGCAGAGTTTTGCTTCATTAGTTTTCAAGTATATCTGCTCTTTCATTCTCCtcaaaggaaggaagagaactGAAAACTAATTAGATGAAGTACTTTTATCTGACAGATGACATTAGAACTATTTGTGGCAAAATACTAACCCAGCTGAGTTAACCTAAGCATTGATAGCAACATTCAGATGCTGTGGCACCCTTTGCAGGTACCACATCACCACATGTCTTGGTGTCAGCCACCTCTTTATTCAATAATACAGGCTCGAGGCCTTGTTCAGTGGTTCGGAGTGTTGTTGCTTACTTCCTACAGCTGCAGATACCTGTTTGTGTATGCCAGATTTTTCAGTAATCAAGTCACATTAGTTCTCCTGATGGATTAATACTATTCATTGTCAGGAGCGCTCTCCTTCGTGAGATAAGTGTTCACTCTTGCACTGACTTGCTAAGTGCCATAAATGCAGACAGAAGGGCAACCTATTATTAATATGATGACCTCACTTAATTAGTTCAGTGGAGCTGAGGTAGCATTAGCTCCAGTTGTTGAGGTCTTGCAGAACATGTATAAAATAGATTGAAGTGCACAGACTCGTATTTGTCTAATTCCATAGAGAGCTTCCTGCATATCCATTTACTAATCAGTTCTAAACTGCAGAGAAGAGCTGCTTCCTTTGTAAAAAAATTGTGATTAATTTTCCTGCATAAAATAGCAGCATCAGGGAACTTTGCCCTTAGacataaagaatttttttctatttttttattgaaCAAGTTTAGGCTCTAAATTGCAAATGTTCATGTCCATGTGGTTTTGAAATATGTACATTTGTATATTCAGCAGTGTATGTTAAAAATGTCTGTGATCCTAGCACTTATGTTCCTGTTTTATATACTGAAATGCTCTAtatttaaacacatttaaaattggGCAAAGCAGTTATTAATGTTTTTGTAACAACTCTGAAATGTTCCTTATCATTTCATGGGAAACTTCCATTGAGGAAGAGAGTGAAAACCCCTCACTAGTGCAATGCCAGCTGTAAATGTCAGACATTTAGTGAAATCACTGTAAATGAAAAGGGAGATGAgctattttattgcatttagaAGGTAACACCCAATAAGCACTCTAGGTGGGATTGTTTTTCTATATTCATAACTTTGTTCTGATTCCAAAGTCAGGGTTTTGAAAACAGTTCtaaaatttcagaatttcaggATATTGCCTTTTGATATTTATCATATAGTTAGTGTGGTAAAAGAGGCATTTGCCGCTTGGCATTCCTTATAACTTAAGTGAAAGGAAACCTGATTTTCCTCTCCTGTATGTCAGCATTATGTTGGGTTTAATAAGTCTCCTCTTCTCAAAagtttttttgaaaacaatactTTGTCAATTAATTATCAAAGTACTTTTGTGAAAGTACTTTTCTGGAAATACAGAAGGCTCTTTGGGCTTGGagtgaatattttttattctagGCTTGTATAGCTCTAGCTACAATACATTCTGTAACTAGATGCTGTAATAGCATTTCCCCAGACAGGAAAATGAAGTAAAGAGAATGCTAGAGAAGATCTTAAAACCAATTGCAGATCTGAGTTCTGGTTCCACATCTATTTCCTTCCAATCCATTGGAgtttaaaacacataaaattctATATGCTAGAAGTTGAATAGTCAGGAAGACAGAAGTGGACTACATAACCCCcttacacacatacacactcaGTCTTCAGAAGTCTTTTGTTAAAAGTGCACTGTAAGCTTTAATGATCACATTGGCTTCCAGTTTTATACAGCCACTTCCACAAAAACACAAAGGGCATCACAACATtggctgcttttattttcagaggaGCAGAATGCCCAGAAAGGAACTGTTGCAGCAACACCTTCAAGCCTCTGCCCTATATAATAGGGCAAATCATCATCCAGAAACACTGAACTGTCATTGCAGTAGGCAGCGTGTGTGCCAGCCAGCTGCTTGGAACCTCAGGTTCTAGctgataaatatatttttcctataAACAGTTCAAATAATGCTGAGACTTCACCTGCACCGCTGAGGTTGGTATACCATGCATAAGGGTTTGGTATTATTTCTTAATTCCCAGACTACTTAATTCAGCAGACTACAAGATGAAGGAGGGAGATATCATGGCATTCCTATTCCTcctttacatgaaaaaaaatgagtttgCCTAAAACAAAACAGTTGAATATATATGTCTTCACGTAATCCATAGGACAGAAGTCCAAACTATTACTTCTGGCAAGCTGTTGGATAGTATGAAAATATTATGTGTTTACTCTTTTTGGCAaattgtcatcatcatcatcatcatcatcatcatcatcatcatcatcatcatcatcatcatcttttaGACCCAACACCTATGCTAGATTTTGGAATATTTATGATTACCACCAGAAGTGAAACTGCTCAGTCAGATCACAGCTAAAGGTTAGGAGTAAAGCCTTCCGtaatactttgaaaaatatgAATAAGCTAGGCAGTCCATCAAGAGGATGGGCCTTTCAGCATGTCCTGGGAAAACTCTTTTCCAGATTGGTATTTAAACATACGATATACCAAGTACTTCATTCCAAACTCTGCTACAAAATAGCTGTTTGTCATTGCAACAGAAGCTTTGAGCTCTAAGCTGCCTTCAGTAATACACAAAGATTGTGTAGGGGTACACCAGTGAAAGTGGATAGCACGCAAAAATAAGAAACAGGTAC
It contains:
- the SAYSD1 gene encoding SAYSvFN domain-containing protein 1, encoding MSGAVERRLAQFRAARAATAPRPAEPPARVAAPEAAEGRREAAAGQGGSAAAGRPGAAAAPVWARPLLLKVLLWAVLLALFAELELGLPFFVLSLLYWMYAGTRGPAERRPGELSAYSVFNPGCTAIAGTLTAEQLERELHYGPAAGR